A DNA window from Desulfovibrio intestinalis contains the following coding sequences:
- a CDS encoding phosphatidylserine decarboxylase family protein, with translation MRPAHCGITPEGWPCIGLTGFSALVFAALGWWPLALVFLALCWFSMHFFRDPERVTPQGEGLAISPADGKVIRIEEKLDPFSGEKRLCISIFMNVFSVHVNRSPVAGTVEDIRYFPGKFVNAAFDKAATDNERCAYSLRDAGGKQWSMVQIAGLVARRIVCRTAIGDTLERGERYGMIRFGSRVDLYLPEGYVAAAQLGQQVFAGQCVVARAGQE, from the coding sequence ATGCGTCCCGCCCACTGCGGTATTACCCCTGAAGGATGGCCCTGCATAGGCCTTACCGGATTTTCGGCCCTTGTGTTCGCAGCCTTGGGCTGGTGGCCTTTGGCCCTGGTATTTCTGGCCCTGTGCTGGTTCAGCATGCATTTTTTCCGTGATCCCGAGCGCGTGACGCCGCAGGGCGAGGGGCTTGCTATCAGCCCTGCCGACGGCAAAGTTATTCGCATTGAAGAAAAGCTCGATCCTTTCAGTGGCGAAAAACGCCTGTGCATCAGCATTTTTATGAATGTGTTCAGCGTGCACGTGAATCGTTCGCCCGTGGCGGGCACGGTGGAAGATATTCGTTATTTCCCCGGCAAGTTTGTCAACGCGGCCTTTGACAAGGCTGCCACGGACAACGAACGTTGCGCCTACAGCCTGCGTGATGCTGGCGGAAAACAGTGGTCTATGGTGCAGATTGCGGGTCTTGTGGCCCGGCGCATTGTCTGCCGCACTGCCATCGGCGATACGCTTGAACGCGGTGAACGCTATGGCATGATTCGTTTCGGATCACGAGTTGACCTTTACCTTCCTGAAGGATATGTTGCTGCAGCGCAGTTGGGACAGCAGGTTTTTGCAGGGCAGTGTGTTGTTGCCCGCGCAGGACAGGAATAG
- a CDS encoding chemotaxis protein: MKTPFAHRPFRYVLLCSLALAGLLSACGPKDIGAGTSSDNESRPLGVSAEDQMRYPIMGASRTQQLLYLQNRPDVMANTQQWRMQQFNRAHGLDKDVSPEDPAYRAVPKQRSPFKQ, encoded by the coding sequence ATGAAGACTCCGTTCGCCCACCGTCCGTTCCGTTATGTCCTGCTGTGCAGCCTTGCCCTGGCAGGACTGCTCTCTGCATGCGGCCCCAAGGACATCGGCGCAGGCACCTCTTCTGATAATGAATCACGCCCTCTGGGCGTGAGCGCCGAAGACCAGATGCGCTACCCCATCATGGGAGCCAGCAGAACGCAACAATTGCTCTATCTGCAAAACCGCCCGGATGTTATGGCTAACACGCAACAGTGGCGTATGCAGCAGTTCAACCGGGCCCACGGCCTGGATAAGGACGTCAGCCCTGAAGACCCGGCATACAGAGCCGTGCCCAAACAACGCAGCCCCTTCAAGCAGTAG
- the pssA gene encoding CDP-diacylglycerol--serine O-phosphatidyltransferase codes for MTTEVKKPRKGVYLLPNMITTLSMFLGFLSMVWAGQGRFEAACMAILLSAVMDGLDGKVARLTNTASEFGVQYDSLADLVAFGLAPAMLLWQWELHDLNRMGIAAAFIYAACGALRLARFNVSTAATGKRFFIGLPIPAGGCTVVTFVFFAALFPDVFQPAKPYMALLLAVGVGILMVSRVRYFSFKEYDFLRAHPIRTMLAFLLILATVISFPRVMGFMLCAVYIAGGLVYTFVILPRRDRQLLRALSPQSD; via the coding sequence ATGACCACAGAAGTTAAAAAGCCACGCAAGGGAGTATACCTCCTGCCAAACATGATCACGACGTTGAGCATGTTTCTTGGCTTTTTGTCTATGGTATGGGCCGGGCAAGGGCGCTTTGAAGCGGCCTGCATGGCTATTCTGCTTTCTGCCGTTATGGACGGTCTTGATGGAAAGGTGGCCCGTCTTACCAACACCGCCAGTGAATTTGGCGTTCAGTACGACTCGCTTGCCGACCTTGTGGCCTTCGGCCTTGCCCCTGCCATGTTGCTGTGGCAGTGGGAGCTGCATGACCTCAACCGCATGGGCATTGCAGCGGCTTTTATTTATGCCGCCTGCGGAGCTTTGCGGTTGGCACGGTTCAATGTCAGCACTGCCGCAACGGGCAAGCGCTTTTTTATCGGTCTGCCCATTCCGGCTGGCGGCTGCACCGTTGTGACCTTTGTATTTTTTGCCGCTTTGTTCCCTGACGTGTTTCAGCCTGCAAAGCCGTACATGGCCCTTTTGCTGGCCGTGGGCGTGGGCATTTTGATGGTGAGCCGGGTGCGTTATTTCTCCTTCAAGGAGTATGACTTCCTGCGTGCTCATCCCATCCGCACCATGCTGGCTTTTCTGCTCATCCTTGCCACCGTCATTTCCTTCCCGCGCGTCATGGGCTTCATGCTTTGCGCCGTTTACATTGCCGGTGGCCTTGTCTACACCTTTGTCATCCTTCCCCGCCGCGACCGTCAGCTACTACGCGCCCTATCGCCTCAGAGCGATTAA